The Chelatococcus sp. HY11 nucleotide sequence CCCCCGCTCGATCTCGTTGACGTCGGCCCCGGCGGAAAACACTCCATTCTCACCGATGATGACGACCGCATCGACGTCAGCGTCGCCAGCCGCGGCAATCGCCGCGGCCAGTGCCGCGCGCATTGGCTGGTTCACCGCGTTGATCGGGGCCTGGTTCAGCGTGATAACGCCTATGCCGTCCTCGACGGTCAATCGAGCAGGTTTCAACGTGTTCTCCTTGCGAAAGGTCCGCGTCGGATGTCGCGGAAGCGATCCCCCGCGCCTTTGGACCCAGAAAATATCTAGTGTCCCGTCGATGGGACCTGCTCGAGCGACTTGAGAAAACTCTCGCGTATCTTTGGCTTCACAAGCTTGCCCAACGCATTGCGCGGAAAGTCCTTCCAAAGAACAATACTGCTGAGACGCTGATGCTTCCCCAGCCGGGCATTGGCCCATTCGAGCAGGTCGCGCGCGCTGACGGCAGATCCGGTCCGCAGCTTCACCAGCCCCACCGGCGTCTCACCCCACTTCCGGTGCGGCGCGCCCACGACGACCAGCTCGACCACATCCTGGTGCTCCCCGAGCACCGCCTCGATATCAGCCGGATAGATATTCAACCCGCCAGTGATGATCATGTCCTTCCGGCGATCCATCACGTATATGAACCCATCCTTGTCGCGACGCCCGATGTCGCCCGACTTGAGGAACACTCGGCCGGACCCATCCCGCCAGATAAGGCCGCGCGTCTCCTCGGGGCGGTTGAAGTAGCCGCCCATCGTGAACGGTCCGAGGCCGACAATTTCACCGACCTCGCCGGCGGCAAGTTCACGCCCCTCCGCATCGATGATGCGGATTTCGCATCCGAGGATCGGCCGCCCCACCGAACCGGGTTTCATGAAATGCTCGCTCGGCTTGGCGAGCGTACCGAAGCCTTCGGTCAGCCCGTAAAGCTCGAACAGGTTGGGCGTGATGCGAGCGAGCGTCTGTGTTTTCGTGTAGCCCTGCAACTTAGAGCCGAGGGTCAGAAGCCCTCGTATACTACTGAGGTCTGCCTCAGCCAGCGAAGGCTCTTCCAGTATCATGTTCAGCTGCGTGGGAACCAGCATCGTGTGCGTCACACGATAGCGCTCGACCAAGGCGATGATCTCGGACGGACCGCAGCGCGCCGGAGCGACGATAGTCCCACCTGTGATGACCGTCGACATCATATTGATCCAGGTGCCCGAGGCCGACAGCGGAGTGGCAAGCAGGGCCACGGTGCGGCTGTCGATATTCATGTCGAGACCGCACAGGATACCCAGCGCCTGCAGCGACTGATGCGAGCGGATGATGCCTTTTGGGATGCCGGTGGTCCCGGAACTGTACCAGAGGCAGGCCATGTCCGCGAGCTGGTGCCACCGCTCCGGGCGATCGTCGATGGCGCCGAAGAGGAGGTCGTCCAGGGCTCTCCAGCCCGGCGCGGTGAAATCGAAAGCGATCCAGCGATCCGGCTGCACGCTGGGCAGTGTCGCTCGCAGATCCTCGATTTGATCGCGATAGTCACGCCCAGCGAAGAAGAACGTCGCAGCCGCGTCCTTCAGCAGGAGTGCCATCTGGTCACTCGACAGGAACGCGCTGACCGGCACGAAACAGCCGCCAGCCTTGTGCGTGGCGAAGATGAGTTCGATGAGGAGATGCCCGTTCGGCGCCAGCGCCGCAACCCGATCACCGGCACGCAGGCCGGCTGCCCGCAAAGCATTCGCCATGCGATTGGTTTGCTGGTCGAAATCCCGCCACGTCATGACTGTGCCGTTCGCGATGATCGCCGGCTTGTCCGCGAAGCTCGCTGCGTGCGTAGAGATCAGATCTGAAATGTTCAGGAAATTCGATTCAAGCATCGATGGCTCCGAGCATCATCGACAACGACCGTGACCGATCAACTGACGAAGAACGGCTTGCAGTTCAAAAGGCCTCTGCATGGAGGAAAGATCAATCTGGGTCGATATGTTATCGATAACATACCCATCTCGCATTACAATCCCTTTTGTCCAAGAGGCGTACGCGACATCGCCTTCAGATGTGGAACGACCGAAGCGCTCCGGCTCCTAGGCGCTCTGTCGACGCACGATCTCGAACCCGCGATCGATGATCCGCGGCCCATCATAGGTGCCCCCGATCTTCTGCAGCAGGACTTCCGCGCAGACCCTGCCGAGTTCGCGCCGTGGCGTCCGCACTGTCGTCAAGGCCGGTACGGTCTCTCCCGCGATTTCCACGTCGCCGAAACCGGTGATCGCAATGTCCTGGGGGACGCGCAGTCCCCTGCGCTGCGCCTCCATGAGCGCGCCAACCGCCAGCGTATCCGAGCCAAAGACGATGGCATCGGTGTCTGGGTGCCGCTCGAGCAGCTTGTCGAGAATGACGGCCCCTTCGTGAATGGCGAAGGAGCCGCCCTGCGTCCGGCTATCCTGACATTCGTATCCGGCTTCGGTCAGCGCTTTTTTCCAGCCGCGCCGCCTCTCCATCGACCGATCGTTGTTCTCTGAATCGACGAAACCAAATCCGATCTTGCGATACCCCCAATCCATCAGCGAGCGCGTCATTTCGTAGACAGCACGCTGGTTGGAGAAGCCAACCACGATGTCGAGCGGCTTGGTGGTCTTGCACCAGGTCTCGATAATCGGAACACCGGAGCGCTTGCACATTTCCTTGGTGCGCTCGGTATGGCGGCTTCCCGTGAGAATAACGCCCGCCGGCCGCCAGCCAAGAAATTCCGACAGAATTTCTTCCTCGTATTTGTGATCGTAGGAAGAGCAACCGACCATCGTCGTGTAGCCCTTGGCGATGAGGGTCGCCGTCATCTCCTCGATGAAATCCGAGAAGACAGAGTTGGCAAGGCTTGGCACGGAGACCGCCACCATCCGGCTCTGACGGGAGGACAGGCTGCCCGCGACGAAGTTTGGAACGAACCCGAGTTCGTCGATGGCCTTGTGAATGCGCTCCAGCGTGTTCGGTGAAACCTTGTTGGGTGTCCGCAGGGCGCGCGAAACTGTCATCGCGGTCACACCAGCGCGCGCGGCGATCTCCAGCATCCGCACCGAGCCTTTTGGCACGACCTCGGCAACCGCTGGGAGAACGGCACTTATCTTGCTGGTTCTAGGCGCAGCCATTGCGAACTTTCCTTGGGCCGGGAGCAACATGCGCCCCAGAACAGACAGTCGTGTGTAGGCCATTGATTTGTACTCGACCAGCCATTGGCGGCAGGTTGTCCCCGCCCCTTGCGGCGAGCCTACGTCCTGAACGATTAGCTCATGCCGCCACCGCCCTGAAGTCCTCGCCACCGATCATAACCCGCTCCTCAGCAATCCATCCGCACATTTGACCATTCTGGCAGTAGCTGCGCAGGATGGAAGCGAGCCGGGGCAGGACAGCCCCCCGCGCCTCGACGCTTGCAGCCATCGATGCGTAGTCCGCGAACCAGATTTCAAGCAGGTAATCGAAACCCGCACGGTCATTGGAACGCGGCTCCCGCAGCTTGCCGTTGGCCGGGGTATCGAGGCCGAAATTCTGCACCGCGCGGCTTATCCCTGCCGCCGGCTCCCGCAAAAGCGCCTTCGCGACTTGGCGGCCCAGAAGGCCGGCATTCCCCGCATGCTCCAGCGACATTGCAAGCACGACCTTATGTGCTCCTGAACCGGCAACACGGTCGATGCAGAATTCTTCCCTGTAGAACCGGATGGCGCAGTTCGGCAGGTCGAGGAATCTCCGCTCGTCATCCACCAGGTCCTGCGTTGCCGCGGCGCCATCCGCGCTGGAGCGGGTCTCAAGAACCGCGTCCTCGCCATCAAACCAGAGCTGGCATATGCCCTCGTAGGGCGCAAGTGCCGGGGCGACGAGGCGCGCCAGCGGTTCTGCAAGCGGCGTTGCGACGAGATGATTCTGAACGTAGCGCCTCATGCCGAGACGCGCTGTCCGGCCGCTCAACGCATAGGGACCATGCTGCTCGCGCCAGTAATTGCTGAACTCGTTAAGCGAGCGGTCAGGACGCTTGCGCATGCAGAAGTTCAACTTGAGCATTCATTCCTCCGTGGACCGGCGCAACTCGCCAGATCGGCTAGGCAAGCTGAAGTCTGACCTCAATATTGCCGCGTGTCGCGTGCGAGAATGGGCACATCTGATGAGCCTTTTCGACGATCTCCATCGCCTTCCCGCGATCGACGTCGGGCATGTCCACGGTTAGCGTGGCAGCCAGCGCAAATCCCTGGTCCTCCGCCTTTCCGATGGTCACCTCAGCGCTCACCGAGCAGGCCACAAGCTTCACAGCTGATTGCAGGCTCACGAAACGTACCGCGCTCTCAAAACAGGCCGAATAAGCGGCGGCAAAGAGCTGTTCGGGATTGGTCCCGGGAGCGCCATCGCCCCCCAACGCCTTGGGTCTCGTCAAGGCCAGGTCGAGAATTCCGTCGTTTGAGCGCACATGGCCCGCCCGCCCACCAACAGCCTGCGCCTTGGCCGTATAAAGCGGTGTCACTATTGCTCGCATCGAATGCCTCCCTCGTGGCGCTTCAGGCCGAGACGAGATCATGGATCGGGATGCCACGCGGATAGGCGTCCGTACGCTCCTTGGAAACGCGGAAGTTGAGCTGCGCGCCGTCAGTCTTGGCGATCATGATCGTGAAATGCGATTGCTCGTGGAGCGAGCGGACTTTGCAGCCCTCCAGCAAATGGCCCATATAGGCTTGACCCTCATGGCAGACTGTCAGATGGACGTGAATGTTGGGCTCACCCTCGCGATAGACGATGCCCGAGGCCCCCTCGGAATCATAGGTGTCGCAGTTCCAGCCGAGGGTTCCGACGCCGCTGCACTCCATCAGGCCCTGAAGCTCGATCACGCCGGGCTGCGCCTCGACCGCCCCCTTGGTGAGCGGCATGCTCAGCCGTGCGGAACGCAGCCCGCCCACGATATTAAGGACGAGGCCAGTCTTGATATCGTGTTCTTTCGCCACGGCCATGATCTCGTTGTAGAGATCGCCATCGGGATCGAGCTGCGCCACGATGATGTCGGTGATCCGGGCATGTGCGGTTCGCGCTACCATGAGCTTGTCTTCTCTTTTAGTTGCGGAAATCTGTATTGGGATGGCACGACTACCATGCCGACGATATCAGCTAGATGTTATCGATAACAATCGCGACTTGTCAACGCTGTACACGCCGATCTTCGCACGATCTGGAGTGTCGCGATCAGCATGCTTGCTCGGTCCAGCCAAGCGCCTTGCGGCGGCGAAGCCAAGGATCATTGGCCTTTCCGCCGGTTCATGGGCGACCTCCCAGATCCACGGCGCCGGCTGTCGGGCGAGCCAAGTGTGAGAGGAACGTTCAGCCACGACGGGCGACCGTGTCCCGAAAATCCCTGTTCGCCGATGCGGCGGCGTTCAGCAGTAGGGTCGTGTCGGCCGAGTAGAAGAAGAGGCTGCATCCTGCATCGATCCACCGGCTCGCCTCGGGTGGTGAGTAAATGCCGATACCGGCCGCCACGCCCTTGCGCCGGGCGGCGTCCACGATGCGAGCAGTCGCCTCGAGCACGCCCGGCGCCTCCACCTGTCCGGGCGTGCCGAGAGAGGACGCAAGGTCGGCGCGACCGACAATCAGGGCATCGAGCCCGGGATCACAGCTCACGATCGCATCGATCTGATCCACGCCGGCGCGGTCTTCGATCTGGCCTACGATAAGAAGATCGTCATTCTGGCGGATGCAATGCGCGAGGAACTCCGAACGCAGGCCACCATAATGGGCTGCGCGCGTGAGCGTGCATGTTCCACGCTCACCTTTCGGAGCGTAGTTGACAGACTTGACCGCCTTGCGAACGTCATCTTCAGACTGCACGAACGGGATCACGATGCCCGCCGCGCCAAGTTCAAGGACTTCCAGGATCGACTTGTCGGCATTCTCGCGGATACGCACGAGTGCCGCCATGCCCCGCAATTCGGCCGCCCGGATCATGTTGACGACGTCGCTCCAGTTCTTCGGCGAATGCTCGAGGTCGATGATGACGAAGTCAAATCCCGCATAGCCCATGATCTCCACGATGTCGGGACTCGCCATGAAGGCGAAGGTCCCGAACACTGGCTCGCCACGCCGCAGCTTTGCCTTGAGGTTGTCTTTCATCCTATTCCCCCTTTCCTGCACCGCCCATGAACGGGCGCCGTGGCGTTATCGATAACATCGCACGATACAAGTTTCGCTGTTGGGCTCCGCGCGGGTCGCTGATTTGGGAGCGGGCCGCTGACTTTGGACACCGTCCTAGAGAGCCCTGGCCACCTCGTGGCCCTCGTAGATCGCCTCGATCGCCGAGCGCGGCGCGAGACAGTCGCCGACCGAATGATGGGAGACCGATGCGTCCCCGAACCATGTGCGATGCTCGTCGCGCGCCACATTGTTATCGACGACGATGAGGTGATCGAACGTGCCGCACACTTCGATCCTGCCCGAGATGGGATCGGCGATCAGCAGTTCCCCTGCGTCGAAGGATACCGGCTTGCGCATCGGATGCATTCGTACCGCATGCTCGCGGAATCGGTGCATGAGCCCGTAGAGGCTGTAGGGGACGATGCCCCAGCCTGGGGCGCCGCCCGCCGTGATGAGCGCCATCTCGCGGCCCGATGCCATCAATTGCTCCGCGACAGCCATCATTGTGTAGCCGCCGGTCGTGTCGAACACCGCCACGCGCTGGCCGACGGCATCGAGATCGTTCGCGAATTCGTCGACCGAGAGCACTCCGGCGGCCCCCGCCAGCGGCTTTGCCCGCACGCCCGACCCGGTAGCGAAGACGATGTCGTCAGCACCGTGATCACGTATCGATTCTGCCGTGGCGCGACGATCAAGATTGATATCGACGCCTGTGCGTTCGCACCGCGCGACGAGGCTGTCCACGAGGCGCTTGTGGTCGCTGCGTCGGGCAAAGCGTGCCGCCATCGCGAGTTGGCCGCCGAGCCGTGCTCCTGCTTCCCACAAACTCACCTTGTGCCCCCGCGCTGCGGCCACATGCGCGGCCTCCAGTCCAGCCGGGCCGCCCCCCACGACGAGAACCGACTTCCGGCGCTTCGCCGGCTGGCTCGCCGGCGCGGGCCAGGTGGCTTCCTTGCCGACGGTCGGATTGGACATGCAGGTGATCGGCAGCGCCGTCCAGTTGCGCCCAAGGCACCCCTGATTGCACGCGGTGCACGGCACGATCTCGTCCTCCCTGCCCTCGCGCGACTTGCGCACGATCTCGGGATCGGCGAGGAGGGCCCGGCCCATGCCAACCATGTCGGCATGGCCATTCGCGATCATCGCCTCCGCCTGCGCGACTTCACGGAAGCGCGCGACCGTCAGCACGGGTATGGCGAGCCCCCGATCGCGCAGCGCCGCGGTCGCCTTGATAGTCAGTTCGCGGAAGTAATCGTCGGGGAAGCTCATGTCGGGCGCGAGCGTCGCGACCGACCGTGAGCCATGATAGGCTGACTGGCTGAGGTGCACGAAATCGACCTTCAGCTGCTCGACGAACTTCAGCAGGATCGGTATCGAGATCTCAGGCGTGAGCCCGCCGTCGATGTATTCATGCAGCGAGTATCGGAAGCCGATGGGGTAATCGGGACCCATCTCCTCGCGCACAGCGCCGATGAGCTCCAGCGTGAACCGCATCCGGTTCTCCTCGCTGCCGCCGTAGCTATCGGTGCGGAAATTGGAGGCAGGTGAAAGGAACTGCTGCAGCAGATGACCATGGCCGACATGCAGTTCGACTCCGTCTATGCCAGCCTCGCGCAGCATGCGGACGACCTTTATCTGGTCGTCGATGACTGAACGTATCTCGGCATGGGTCATCTCGTGCGGCACTGCTCCAGTCCCTGACCACGGAACCGGCGATGCACCCCAGGCGGGCGTGCGCGAACAGTTGCCGTCACCCTGGCGCCCCACGTGAACGATCTGGGCAAACAGCCGCGCGCCATGGCGATGAACCGCATCGGCGCACATCCTGTACGCATCGGCGCAATCATCGAGGAAGCCGGCGAGTTGCGGGGGCCGCGCGAGAGCCGAGCGGCTTGGCCGGATCCCCTCCATGAAAATCGAGCCAATGCCGCCTCGCGCTCGCGCCTCGTAGTATTCGGCAAGCTGTTTGCTTGGCAGGTTCTGATCGCCCATGTTGGTCGTCAGCGCCGGAATGAAGAGCCTGTTGGGGACCTCGCAGGTTCCCAGCATCATCGGCTCGAACACACGCTTGTAACGGCTCACGGCCTGACTCCAGTCCATGGTGAAAACGGTGCCGCGGCGCCATCCCGCATCGGGATGTAGCCTTCAGGATAGATAGGCCTCATTGATCCTCCTGTCGGTCGCAAGCACGTCGGCGTCGCCTTCCGCTATCTTGCGTCCGCTGTCGAGCACATAGGCACGGCTGGAAATGCGCAGTGCCGCCTTGGCGTTCTGCTCCACAAGCAGGATCGTAGTCCCGTCGCTGTTAAGTTCCTGGATGAGCTCGAATACGCGCGCCACCATCAGCGGCGCGAGCCCCATGCTCGGCTCATCAAGCAGCATCAGGCGCGGCCGCGCCAGCAGCGCGCGTGCCAGCGCCAGCATCTGCTGCTCGCCGCCGCTCATGCTTTGGGCCATGACATCCCGTCGCTCATGCAGCACCGGGAAGCGGTCGTAAATGCCGCCCATCTCGGACCGCCAGCCGCTGCTTCTTGTGTAGGCCCCCATCTCGAGGTTTTCCGCGACGGTCAATGTTCCGATCGTCCCCCGCCCTTCGGGCACCAGGATCATGCCACCCCGCACGATACGATGCGGCGGTTCGCCGGCGATGTCCTTGCCATTGAAGCGAACCGTGCCGGTCGAGGGCAGCAATCCGCACAACGCCAGCAACGTGCTCGACTTTCCGGCCCCATTGGATCCGATCAGCGAGACGATCTCGCCCTCCTTCACGTCGAAGGACACGCTCTGGACAGCCTTTATCATACCGTAGCTGACGCACAGGTTCTCGACCTCAAGCATGCTCATCGGCGGCCCCCAGATAGGCTTCGATCACCTTCGTATCCTGGCGGACATCGAGAGGAACGCCGTCGGCGATGACATTGCCGAAGTTGAGCACCACCACCTTGTCAGAGATGCTCATGATAAAGCCCGCCTTGTGTTCGATGACGATCATCGCCAGCGCGCGCTCACGCAGAGACTGAATGAGCTCCTTCACATCGTTCGTTTCTCGCGGGGTCATGCCGGCGGTCGGCTCGTCGAGGAGCAACAGGCGCGGATTGCTCACGAGCGCGCGGGCGATCTCGACCCTGCGCTGAATTCCATAGGACAACACGCCGCCCTCGCGGTCAGCATATTGGGCAAGGCGCATCGCCCCGATGATGTCGCTCGTCCGGTCCCGCGCCTCCTCCTCCATTCGCCGCGCCGACGGAAAGCGCAGCAACGTGGCTGCCAGCCCGAACTGGAGACTTGCATGGCAGCCGGTCAGCACGTTGTCGAACACCGACATCCCTTGAAACATGCGAATGTTCTGGAACGTGCGGCTTACCCGGCCTTCGGCAGCGATGCGGTGAGCGGACCAGTCGGTGACGTCCTCGCCAGCGATGAGAATGTGTCCAGAAGTCGGCTTCGACAGTGCGCTTATAACGTTGAGCAATGTCGTCTTGCCTGCCCCATTGGGCCCGATAAGGCCGACGACCTTGCCCTGAGGAACCGTGAAGGACACATCGGATAAGGCGCGAATACCACCGAAGTGCTTGCTCACGCTCGCAACTTCGAGTTCGGAAGCTGACACCGCGGCGCTTTCGGTGTCGAAGTCGAGTGCCGCGCTCATCGCCCGAGCTCCACGGTGGCGCCCCGGTTCCAGCCAAAACGCCGGGCAAGGACGGCCAGCGGATCAATCAGCCCGTTCGGCAGATAAACCACGATCACCACCAGGAGCGTACCGATGATGATCTCACGGTACTCGGCAAAACCCGCCAGCCAGTCCGGCATGGTGGTGACGACAAGCGCTCCGAGAACGGGGCCGAACGGGGTCGAAATGCCACCAAGCAGCGTATTCACCAGCGCCATCGTGAGTTGAACGAAACCGAACTCGAAGGGAACGACGACGCGGTTCACATGCGCCCACAGCCCGCCCGCGAGCGCTGCCACCGCGGTACTGATCAGGAAGGCCTTGAGTCTGTAGGCCTCCACATCGATGCCCATGGCGCGTGCGGCCGAGACGTCGGTGCGGATGGCGTCCCAGGCGCGACCGGTGCGTGACTTCTGAAGGGTCCACGCGATATAGAGGAGCACCGCGAGCACGATAATGACATGCCATGCCCGGACGGTGGCCGGCACACCCAGCAAGCCGGACGGTCCATTGGTCAAACCGTCGAGATTCATGGCCATGGCCTGGACGATCGCCGCGAAACTGAGCGTCGCGATGGCCAGATAATGCCCACGCAGTTTGAGCACGGGATAGACGAGAATGGCGCCGAGCACGAGCGCGAGCACGATACCGGCGGTGATGCCCACCGGCGACGGCAGCCCGAAGCGCGTGCTGAGGATTCCGGCCGTATAGGCCCCTATCGCCATGAAGCCGATAGCCGAAAGATTGAAGATGCCCGCGCGCAACGAGAAGTAAATGCTGAGCGCCGTGACAGCATTGATGAGCGCGGTGACGATCGCGTGATTGTAAACGATCAGCCAGTAGGAGATCTCGTCCAGGCTCATGGCCGCGCCTCCTCGTCGCGCCCGAACATCCCGTTCGGCCTCAGGATGAGGAAGCAGAAGAGTAATCCGAAGATCACCACGTCCCTGAACGCACCGATCCCGATCATGATGCTGAAAACCTCGGATAGGCCGATGAGCATGCTCGCCACGACAACGCCGGCGACGCTGCCGAAGCCGCCGATGACGATCGCCGCGAAGCCTTTGAGAACGTAAGGCTCACCCATCAGGAAATGGACCGAGTTGAACATCAGCCCGAGCAGTACACCGGCCAGCCCCCCGAGCCCGCCGGAAATGAAGAATGTCCAGCGGGCAACGCCGGCAGTCGGAATGCCCAGCATGCGGGCAATACGCTCGCTGAACGCCATGGTGCGTATGGCCTTGCCGAGCTTGGTCCTGTTGAGAAGGACGTAGGAGCCGATCAATACGCACAATGTAGTCGCCAGCACGAGCAGTTGGATGAAGGTCACGCGCAGGTCACCGAAAACCCATTGCGTGGTGGGCAGGCTGTTGGAAGGAAATCTCTCGACCTGTGCGCCCGAAAGCTTCTGCGTTACTGACAGCAGCACCATCGATGCGCCGATGCTCGCTACCAATGTCGACATGGGAGAGCCACCGCGGGAACGCAGCGGCCTGAAAATGATCGTTTCCAACAGCATGTTGACTAACCCGCCAACAACGACCGCAAGCAGTAACGCAAGAACGAACGGGACCGCATAGAGCTTCATCGCATAGAAGGAGACAAATGCACTCAGTGCGAAAATCGCTCCCTGTGCGACGTTGAGGATATTGAGCGCGCCGAGCACCATGTTGAAGCCGAGTGCGAAGAGGGCATATACGGAGCCCGCTACGATCCCGTTGAGAAGTTGCTGAAGCAGCATCTGTCACTCGTCTCTGCGTTACATGTCAGGAAGACGCGGGGCCGCGGCGGCGCTGCGCCGCGGGCACGATTCTGTGCACCTGCGTCAGTATCAGTCCAGCAACTTGACACCGCCGTCGGCCTGCATCTCGAAGAAGAACGGCGTCAGCGCGACCAGTCGATCCTCGAAATGGGTCTTGCCATTCGTACCGAAGATGGTGTCCATCTCGCCGATCGTTTCGATGGCTTCGCGGATCTTCTCGCGGTCGCCGCCGCCGGCCTTCTTGATGATCTGGGCGAGCATGATGACCGAGTTGTATCCATTCGCGCTGAAGGTGTCCGGCTCGCGGTTGAAACGCTTGCGATACTCCGCGACAAACAACTTGTTACTGTCGAGCGGAGAACCTGCGATCCACTGTGAGGGATAAAGGGCGCCCTTCGCGGCCGCGCCTGCGACACGTCTCACCTCATCGGAATCGAAATTCTGCACACCGATGAAAACCGTGTCCGTGAGACCCGCCTGCCGCGCCTGCACGAAGGCCGGACCAGTCTGTCCGCCGAGCAGAAGGATGGCGAGAACATCGGGTTTCTTGCCGGCAATGTTGGTCAACTGCGCGGAGAAGTCCGCGTCCGCTCCCGAGGTCACCGCCTCGGTCGCCACCACCTCGATACCCGCCTTTTTGAACGCGGCCGTCACGACTGGGGCGAGATTGGCGAACAGTGGGTTCTCGCGCTGGTACAGAACGGCGCCGGTCTTGAACTTGCCGCTAGCCGCAATCTTTGCGACGAGCTGTTCGAGGAAGCTGTCCGACGGACGAACCGTATTGTAGACATAGTTGCCTATCTTGCCGAGGCCATCGACGACGCAATCGCCGTTGAGGGTTGGCACCTTCAGCTCCTGCGCCACCGGAAGCGCTGCCTGGCAGATGTTGCTGGCCGTATAGCCGACGATCGCGGAGACGCGGTTTCGGAGCGCGAGCTGCTGCGTAATATTGATGCCAGTCGGCTGGCTGGACTGGTCGTCCATATAGATCGGCACCAGCTTCAGGTTCCCGAGCATGCCGCTTTTCTCGACATGCTCGAAGGCGATCTCCATCGCGTCCCGCATCTTCACGCCTGCGAATGCAACAGGGCCAGTGAGGGAGAGCGGCACGCCGATCTTGATCTCCTCCGCCGCCGCGGCCGACACACCGATCGTGCTCGCGATCGCCCCTGCAAGCGCCGCCATACGCAGCCACGGCACGGCTCTTTTATTCATGCCCATGTGAACCTCTCCTCCCGACTGGATCTCGGCCGCGGTGTTTTGGCCCGTTATGTTATCGATAACATATAGCGCAGCCGGCTAACGCTGTGAAGTCAAAAACTACAAATCGCCGCGATTTTCACGAGAACGGGCCAAGAACGACGATTTCCTCCGATATTCCCTTCGACAAACGGAAATACCTGCAGCCGCTGTTGAGCGACTGCAGATAATACCATCTCGATTACGCCCCTGGCACGACGGCCACGCCGGGATGATCCCTTTGACAACCATCGAAAGCGATGGCGCCGAGGGAACACCTCCTTCCAAGCCACGCGGATCCAATGCTTTCGCTTGACGCGGCAGCGGAATCATTGCCAGTGCCTGCCCGCACGAATGCCACGTATTACGGCGCCGTCACCGGTTCGTTGTGACGCACACGGGCAGCGCTCTTTCCGGCGATGCGGCCAAAAGTTGCGCCACGCAGAACCGATGTCGCAGCCGGATATCTGCGATGATAAACCCCAACTAAAGCGCCCGCGGCCAGAAGACCAGGAATACGCTCGCCATCGGCGTTCAACACCCGTCCTTCCGAGTCCGTCTTTATGCCTCCGAATGTGATGATCCCTGATGGGATCAGCGGATAAGCGTAGAACGGGCCCTTCCCGATCGGCCGTGACCAGTTCGACTTAGGTGGCGTCAAGCCCCTTGTGGACAGTCCGTCCGCCACGGCGGGATCAAATCCAGAGCTTGGCGGACATGCCGCGTTATAGCCCGCGATGGTCTCCTCGACCTGTTTCGCCGGGATGCCCAATTTCGCCGCGAGTTCGCCGATGCTGTCGGCTTTTACCGGTGGCAGGTCGGAATAAATGGCTTTCTTGTAGTTCGGAATATCCTCGATGCTTGAATCGTAGATCGCATAGCCGACACCGTCCGGCTGCTTCTGGATCGCCCAGCAGATCCGATCAAAGTTGGTGTAGTCGGCGCCCTGCCCCTCGTCCGCAAAACGTTGCCCGTATTTGTTGACGACGACGCCATAGGCGAAGA carries:
- a CDS encoding ABC transporter substrate-binding protein; protein product: MGMNKRAVPWLRMAALAGAIASTIGVSAAAAEEIKIGVPLSLTGPVAFAGVKMRDAMEIAFEHVEKSGMLGNLKLVPIYMDDQSSQPTGINITQQLALRNRVSAIVGYTASNICQAALPVAQELKVPTLNGDCVVDGLGKIGNYVYNTVRPSDSFLEQLVAKIAASGKFKTGAVLYQRENPLFANLAPVVTAAFKKAGIEVVATEAVTSGADADFSAQLTNIAGKKPDVLAILLLGGQTGPAFVQARQAGLTDTVFIGVQNFDSDEVRRVAGAAAKGALYPSQWIAGSPLDSNKLFVAEYRKRFNREPDTFSANGYNSVIMLAQIIKKAGGGDREKIREAIETIGEMDTIFGTNGKTHFEDRLVALTPFFFEMQADGGVKLLD